A genome region from Geodermatophilus bullaregiensis includes the following:
- the phoU gene encoding phosphate signaling complex protein PhoU, which translates to MREHYREELEDINTCLVEMANSVGSAMSKATTALLDADVALADLVIAGDEHVDAVRESLEERCFTLLARQQPVATDLRTITTAMRIVADLERMGDLAAHVAKLARMRFPESAVPAEVRPIFLEAGHVAQSLVTKTGAVIAKLDVQAATELESDDDLMDALHRQLFTELLSPDWPHGMESAIDITLLGRYYERFADHAVSVARRVVYLVTGERQMQETAG; encoded by the coding sequence GTGCGGGAGCACTACCGCGAAGAGCTCGAGGACATCAACACGTGCCTCGTGGAGATGGCCAACTCGGTGGGCTCGGCGATGAGCAAGGCGACGACCGCCCTGCTCGACGCCGACGTCGCCCTCGCCGACCTGGTCATCGCCGGGGACGAGCACGTCGACGCGGTGCGCGAGAGCCTCGAGGAACGCTGCTTCACCCTGCTGGCCCGGCAGCAGCCGGTGGCCACCGACCTGCGCACGATCACCACCGCGATGCGCATCGTCGCCGACCTCGAGCGCATGGGCGACCTCGCCGCCCACGTGGCCAAGCTGGCCCGGATGCGCTTCCCCGAGTCCGCCGTGCCCGCCGAGGTGCGGCCGATCTTCCTCGAGGCCGGCCACGTCGCGCAGAGCCTGGTCACCAAGACCGGCGCGGTGATCGCGAAGCTCGACGTGCAGGCCGCGACCGAGCTGGAGAGCGACGACGACCTCATGGACGCGCTGCACCGCCAGCTGTTCACCGAGCTGCTCAGCCCCGACTGGCCGCACGGCATGGAGTCGGCGATCGACATCACGCTGCTCGGCCGCTACTACGAGCGCTTCGCCGACCACGCCGTCAGCGTCGCCCGCCGCGTGGTCTACCTGGTCACCGGCGAGCGGCAGATGCAGGAGACCGCGGGCTGA
- a CDS encoding phosphoglyceromutase has protein sequence MSAVTSPGTLVLLRHGESEWNKANLFTGWVDVELSDKGRTEAARGGQLLAEHDLLPDVLHTSLLKRAISTAELALAAADRQWIPVRRSWRLNERHYGALQGKDKAATLAEYGEEQFMVWRRSYSTPPPPIEAGSEYSQDADPRYGFLPPEVRPATECLADVVVRMLPYWYDAIVPDLRSGATVLVAAHGNSLRALVKHLDGMGEDEVVGLNIPTGVPLRYDLDADLRPVKPGGEYLDPDAAAAAIEAVRNQGKK, from the coding sequence ATGTCTGCGGTGACCTCTCCGGGGACCCTGGTCCTGCTCCGCCACGGCGAGAGCGAGTGGAACAAGGCCAACCTGTTCACCGGGTGGGTCGACGTCGAGCTGTCGGACAAGGGCCGGACCGAGGCCGCCCGCGGCGGGCAGCTGCTCGCCGAGCACGACCTGCTGCCCGACGTCCTGCACACGTCGCTGCTCAAGCGGGCCATCAGCACCGCCGAGCTCGCCCTGGCCGCCGCCGACCGGCAGTGGATCCCGGTGCGCCGGTCGTGGCGGCTCAACGAGCGGCACTACGGCGCGCTGCAGGGCAAGGACAAGGCCGCCACGCTCGCCGAGTACGGCGAGGAGCAGTTCATGGTCTGGCGCCGCTCGTACAGCACCCCGCCCCCGCCGATCGAGGCCGGCAGCGAGTACTCCCAGGACGCCGACCCGCGCTACGGCTTCCTGCCGCCGGAGGTGCGCCCGGCCACCGAGTGCCTCGCCGACGTCGTCGTCCGGATGCTGCCGTACTGGTACGACGCGATCGTGCCGGACCTGCGCAGCGGCGCGACCGTGCTGGTGGCCGCCCACGGCAACAGCCTGCGCGCGCTGGTGAAGCACCTCGACGGCATGGGCGAGGACGAGGTCGTGGGGCTCAACATCCCCACCGGTGTCCCGCTGCGCTACGACCTCGACGCCGACCTCAGGCCGGTCAAGCCCGGCGGCGAGTACCTCGACCCCGACGCCGCCGCGGCCGCCATCGAGGCCGTCCGGAACCAGGGCAAGAAGTAG
- a CDS encoding MFS transporter yields the protein MTATERDHAAVGADERPGHARRWWVLATMTVCLLVVIMGNTTLNVAIPTLQRELGATQGELQWAVDAYIVVFAGLLFSWGVIGDRIGRRKVLLIGLSVFAAGSVLAAFSGSPLELIAWRAVMGVGGAAVQPTTLAVITNVFPAAERGRAIGIWAATAGLAVAGGPLASGLVLTHSWWGGIFLIGVPVAVVGVVGTLAFVPESRDPDPGRLDVPGVLLSIAALAGLVYGIIHGGSGVGWATPGVLVPLLGGAVLMALFVWLQRRSAHPALDVSLFRLPAFSAAAAALGLNFFALMGATFYLVYYLQGARGYDPLQSGAALIPVALGMALMAPRSSRLAERYGAKAVCAGGFVLITLSFLGFQLLDQDAPLWLLLTTLSVQGVGMGAVMAPATESIMSVVPREKAGAGAAVNNTVRQVGGALGVAILGSLLATAYASAVGRAVDVLPAPLRAEASTSIAATLESARVTAAQARAAGDEETAAAAEALVEPAREAFVSAMHVTAVGTAAASAVAAVVVLVWLPGRRRPDRPAPS from the coding sequence GTGACCGCGACCGAGCGGGACCACGCGGCCGTCGGTGCCGACGAGCGCCCCGGCCACGCCCGGCGGTGGTGGGTGCTGGCCACCATGACCGTCTGCCTGCTCGTGGTGATCATGGGCAACACGACGCTCAACGTGGCCATCCCCACGCTGCAGCGCGAGCTCGGCGCCACCCAGGGCGAGCTGCAGTGGGCCGTGGACGCCTACATCGTCGTCTTCGCGGGGCTGCTGTTCTCCTGGGGCGTCATCGGCGACCGGATCGGCCGCCGGAAGGTGCTGCTCATCGGGCTGAGCGTCTTCGCCGCGGGGTCGGTGCTCGCCGCGTTCTCCGGCAGCCCGCTGGAGCTCATCGCCTGGCGGGCGGTCATGGGTGTGGGCGGCGCGGCCGTGCAGCCGACGACGCTCGCCGTCATCACCAACGTCTTCCCGGCGGCCGAGCGGGGTCGCGCCATCGGCATCTGGGCGGCCACCGCGGGGCTCGCGGTCGCCGGCGGACCGCTGGCCAGCGGCCTGGTGCTCACCCACTCCTGGTGGGGCGGCATCTTCCTGATCGGCGTCCCGGTGGCCGTCGTCGGCGTCGTGGGCACGCTGGCGTTCGTGCCGGAGTCGCGCGACCCCGACCCCGGCCGCCTCGACGTCCCCGGCGTGCTGCTGTCCATCGCCGCCCTGGCCGGCCTGGTCTACGGGATCATCCACGGCGGCTCGGGGGTGGGCTGGGCGACGCCGGGCGTGCTGGTGCCGCTGCTGGGCGGGGCGGTGCTCATGGCGCTGTTCGTCTGGCTGCAGCGCCGCTCGGCGCACCCGGCGCTCGACGTCTCGCTGTTCCGCCTCCCGGCGTTCTCGGCGGCGGCCGCGGCGCTGGGGCTGAACTTCTTCGCCCTGATGGGCGCGACCTTCTACCTCGTCTACTACCTGCAGGGCGCCCGGGGCTACGACCCGCTGCAGTCCGGTGCCGCGCTCATCCCGGTGGCGCTGGGGATGGCGCTCATGGCGCCGCGCAGCTCGCGGCTGGCCGAGCGGTACGGCGCCAAGGCCGTCTGCGCCGGTGGGTTCGTGCTGATCACGCTGTCCTTCCTGGGGTTCCAGCTGCTCGACCAGGACGCCCCGCTGTGGCTGCTGCTCACCACGCTGAGCGTGCAGGGCGTGGGCATGGGCGCGGTCATGGCACCGGCCACCGAGTCGATCATGTCGGTGGTGCCGCGGGAGAAGGCCGGAGCGGGCGCCGCGGTGAACAACACCGTCCGCCAGGTCGGCGGCGCCCTCGGCGTGGCCATCCTCGGCTCGCTGCTCGCCACCGCCTACGCCTCGGCGGTCGGCCGGGCCGTCGACGTGCTGCCGGCGCCGCTGCGCGCCGAGGCGAGCACCTCCATCGCGGCCACGCTGGAGAGCGCGCGGGTCACCGCGGCGCAGGCCCGCGCGGCCGGTGACGAGGAGACGGCCGCGGCGGCCGAGGCGCTGGTCGAGCCGGCGCGCGAGGCGTTCGTCTCCGCCATGCACGTCACCGCCGTCGGGACGGCCGCCGCCTCGGCGGTCGCCGCGGTCGTCGTGCTGGTCTGGCTGCCGGGACGACGCCGGCCGGACCGCCCGGCGCCGTCGTGA
- a CDS encoding YbjN domain-containing protein: protein MSPDGAERPARADVVASLDAVIDRTLRDSELVHEHPAPGRWLVDLPGTKKLKTVCGLIVGEHALRMEAFVCRQPDENREQLWTYLLQHNARMYGVAYSVDRVGDVYLTGRLPHAAVTPEELDRLLGAVLSYADDHFNTMLEIGFGTSIRREWEWRVKRGESLRNLEAFAAFAQAGSRRDDGDGGGAPAGGGDGPDGGA, encoded by the coding sequence GTGAGCCCGGACGGCGCGGAGCGGCCCGCCCGGGCCGACGTCGTCGCCTCGCTGGACGCGGTCATCGACCGCACGCTGCGCGACAGCGAGCTGGTGCACGAGCACCCGGCGCCCGGCCGGTGGCTGGTCGACCTGCCCGGCACCAAGAAGCTCAAGACGGTGTGCGGGCTGATCGTCGGCGAGCACGCGCTGCGGATGGAGGCCTTCGTCTGCCGCCAGCCCGACGAGAACCGCGAGCAGCTGTGGACCTACCTGCTGCAGCACAACGCCCGCATGTACGGCGTCGCCTACTCCGTCGACCGGGTCGGCGACGTGTACCTGACCGGCCGCCTCCCGCACGCCGCGGTGACGCCCGAGGAGCTCGACCGGCTGCTGGGCGCCGTCCTCAGCTACGCCGACGACCACTTCAACACGATGCTCGAGATCGGCTTCGGCACCTCGATCCGCCGGGAGTGGGAGTGGCGGGTCAAGCGCGGGGAGTCGCTGCGCAACCTCGAGGCCTTCGCCGCCTTCGCCCAGGCCGGCTCCCGCCGGGACGACGGCGACGGCGGCGGCGCACCGGCCGGGGGAGGGGACGGCCCGGACGGCGGGGCGTGA
- the mshA gene encoding D-inositol-3-phosphate glycosyltransferase, translating into MPARRLLHPRTPRRVATVSVHTSPLDQPGAGDAGGMNVYIVEVSRRLAARGIAVDVFTRATSSDLPPVVEMSPGVTVRHVSAGPFEGLGKEELPAQLCAFTAGVLREEAQHEPGHYDVVHSHYWLSGQVGWLARDRWSVPLIHTAHTLAKVKNAALAAGDRPEPRARVIGEEQVVAEADRLVANTEEEARQLVEHYGADPRRTLVVPPGVDLDRFRPGDRAAARRVLGVPADAVVLTFVGRIQPLKAPDLLLEAAARMLADDPGLRDRLQVHVVGAPSGSGLEAPRRLEELAARLGLADRVRFLPPQAPDRLALHYRAADVAVVPSHNESFGLVALEAQACGTPVVAAAVGGLLTAVRDGVSGVLVDGRDPAAYAAAIRSVLARRPLLAAGARRHASDFSWERTADALVAAYASAVTEMAAAAAAAARRQWVPGTLWPVPGTQVAW; encoded by the coding sequence GTGCCCGCTCGCCGCCTCCTGCACCCCCGCACGCCCCGGCGGGTCGCCACGGTCTCGGTGCACACCAGCCCGCTCGACCAGCCCGGGGCCGGCGACGCCGGGGGCATGAACGTCTACATCGTCGAGGTCTCCCGCCGGCTGGCCGCCCGGGGCATCGCCGTCGACGTCTTCACCCGGGCCACCTCCAGCGACCTGCCGCCGGTGGTCGAGATGAGCCCGGGCGTCACCGTGCGGCACGTCAGCGCCGGCCCCTTCGAGGGCCTGGGCAAGGAGGAGCTGCCGGCCCAGCTGTGCGCCTTCACCGCCGGTGTCCTGCGCGAGGAGGCCCAGCACGAGCCCGGGCACTACGACGTCGTCCACTCGCACTACTGGCTGTCCGGGCAGGTCGGCTGGCTGGCACGGGACCGGTGGAGCGTCCCGCTCATCCACACCGCGCACACCCTTGCCAAGGTGAAGAACGCCGCGCTGGCCGCCGGCGACCGGCCCGAGCCGCGCGCCCGCGTCATCGGCGAGGAGCAGGTGGTCGCCGAGGCCGACCGGCTGGTCGCCAACACCGAGGAGGAGGCCCGCCAGCTCGTCGAGCACTACGGGGCCGACCCGCGGCGCACCCTCGTCGTCCCCCCGGGCGTGGACCTCGACCGCTTCCGTCCCGGCGACCGCGCCGCCGCCCGTCGCGTGCTGGGCGTGCCCGCCGACGCCGTGGTCCTGACCTTCGTCGGCCGCATCCAGCCGCTCAAGGCGCCCGACCTGCTGCTCGAGGCGGCCGCCCGCATGCTCGCCGACGACCCCGGCCTGCGCGACCGGCTGCAGGTCCACGTGGTCGGCGCGCCGAGCGGGTCGGGCCTGGAGGCACCGCGCCGGCTGGAGGAGCTGGCCGCGCGCCTCGGCCTCGCCGACCGCGTGCGCTTCCTGCCCCCGCAGGCCCCCGACCGGCTGGCCCTGCACTACCGGGCCGCCGACGTGGCCGTCGTCCCGAGCCACAACGAGTCCTTCGGCCTGGTCGCGCTCGAGGCGCAGGCCTGCGGCACGCCGGTGGTCGCCGCCGCGGTGGGCGGGCTGCTGACCGCCGTGCGCGACGGGGTCTCCGGAGTGCTGGTCGACGGCCGCGACCCGGCCGCCTACGCCGCGGCCATCCGCTCGGTGCTGGCCCGCCGGCCCCTGCTGGCCGCCGGTGCCCGCCGGCACGCGAGCGACTTCTCCTGGGAGCGCACCGCCGACGCCCTGGTCGCGGCCTACGCGTCGGCGGTCACCGAGATGGCCGCCGCGGCGGCTGCCGCGGCCCGCCGTCAGTGGGTCCCGGGCACGCTGTGGCCGGTGCCCGGGACGCAGGTGGCCTGGTGA
- a CDS encoding SDR family oxidoreductase, producing the protein MPGPADAAPPPARPLPGTGRTAVVTGASSGIGAATARRLAAEGFDVVLGARRMDRLTELATEIGARALPLDITDPDSVAAFAGALDGVDVLVNNAGGAFDANPVAEADLDSWARTYEVNVLGTVRLTKALLPALIASGAGDLLFVGSTAGLVSYEGGASYTAAKHGVHTLAGTLRLELFDQPVRVVEIAPGMVRTEEFTLNRVRDRERAEAVYRGVREPLVAEDVADCIAWALTRPHHVNVDLLVVRPRAQAAQHKVHREG; encoded by the coding sequence ATGCCCGGTCCTGCCGACGCCGCCCCGCCCCCTGCCCGACCACTCCCCGGTACCGGCCGCACCGCCGTCGTCACCGGCGCCTCCAGTGGCATCGGCGCGGCGACCGCGCGGCGCCTGGCGGCGGAGGGCTTCGACGTCGTCCTGGGCGCGCGGCGCATGGACCGGCTGACGGAGCTGGCCACGGAGATCGGCGCCAGGGCGCTGCCGCTCGACATCACCGACCCGGACTCGGTGGCCGCGTTCGCCGGCGCCCTCGACGGGGTCGACGTGCTGGTCAACAACGCCGGCGGCGCCTTCGACGCCAACCCGGTGGCCGAGGCCGACCTGGACTCCTGGGCGCGCACGTACGAGGTCAACGTGCTGGGCACCGTCCGGCTGACCAAGGCGCTGCTGCCCGCGCTCATCGCCTCGGGCGCCGGCGACCTGCTCTTCGTGGGCTCGACGGCGGGCCTGGTCAGCTACGAGGGCGGCGCGTCGTACACGGCGGCCAAGCACGGCGTGCACACGCTCGCCGGGACGCTGCGGCTGGAGCTGTTCGACCAGCCGGTGCGGGTCGTCGAGATCGCGCCGGGGATGGTGCGGACCGAGGAGTTCACCCTCAACCGGGTCCGTGACCGGGAGCGGGCCGAGGCCGTCTACCGCGGGGTGCGCGAGCCGCTGGTGGCCGAGGACGTCGCCGACTGCATCGCCTGGGCGCTCACCCGCCCGCACCACGTCAACGTCGACCTGCTGGTGGTCCGCCCGCGCGCCCAGGCCGCCCAGCACAAGGTGCACCGGGAGGGCTGA
- a CDS encoding GNAT family N-acetyltransferase, with protein sequence MHIREATDEDWPAVHPFFRAVVDAGRTYAYPAGLSLEDARPLWMERPPGRTVVAVDGDGVVGSAKMGPNRPGRGSHVATASFLVDPAAQGRGVGRALGEHVVAWARGAGYRGIQFNAVVETNTPAVALWRSLGFEVVGTVPGAFDHPEHGYVGLHVMFLDLTRP encoded by the coding sequence GTGCACATCCGCGAGGCGACCGACGAGGACTGGCCGGCGGTCCACCCGTTCTTCCGGGCGGTGGTCGACGCCGGCCGCACGTACGCCTACCCGGCGGGGCTGTCGCTGGAGGACGCCCGGCCGCTGTGGATGGAGCGGCCGCCCGGCCGGACGGTCGTCGCCGTCGACGGGGACGGGGTGGTCGGCAGTGCGAAGATGGGACCCAACCGGCCGGGACGCGGGTCGCACGTCGCGACGGCGAGCTTCCTCGTCGACCCGGCCGCGCAGGGGCGCGGGGTGGGCCGGGCGCTGGGCGAGCACGTCGTCGCCTGGGCGAGGGGCGCCGGCTACCGCGGCATCCAGTTCAACGCCGTCGTCGAGACCAACACCCCCGCCGTCGCGCTGTGGCGGTCGCTCGGGTTCGAGGTGGTGGGCACCGTGCCGGGGGCCTTCGACCACCCCGAGCACGGCTACGTCGGCCTGCACGTGATGTTCCTGGACCTCACCCGCCCCTGA
- a CDS encoding UDP-N-acetylmuramate dehydrogenase — protein sequence MLVRSDARLADLTTLGVGGPVDRLVEVADADELVAAVREADEAGRPLLVLGGGSNLVAPDDGWDGDVVAVRSRGVARHGDTLRVEAGEDWDDLVARTVEEELAGMEALSGIPGSTGATPVQNVGAYGQEVAQTITAVRVYDRAEKTERTLTPDECAFGYRDSRLKREPGRFVVLTVDFTLDPGPLSRPVGYAELAKRLGVDLGGRAPLADVRTAVLDLRRGKGMVVDPADPDTRSAGSFFTNPVVPAGQAVPGCPSWPAGDGQVKLSAAWLVQSAGFGRGTRDGRVGTSSRHSLALTTEPGATAAELMAFAERVIAAVRERFGVTLVPEPTRL from the coding sequence GTGCTCGTCCGCTCAGACGCCCGTCTCGCCGACCTCACCACCCTGGGGGTCGGTGGCCCCGTCGACCGGCTGGTCGAGGTCGCCGACGCCGACGAGCTGGTCGCCGCCGTGCGGGAGGCCGACGAGGCCGGCCGGCCGCTGCTCGTGCTCGGCGGCGGCTCCAACCTGGTGGCGCCCGACGACGGGTGGGACGGCGACGTCGTCGCGGTCCGCAGCCGGGGTGTCGCGCGGCACGGCGACACGCTCCGGGTGGAGGCCGGCGAGGACTGGGACGACCTGGTCGCGCGGACCGTCGAGGAGGAGCTGGCCGGGATGGAGGCCCTCTCGGGCATCCCCGGCTCGACCGGCGCGACACCGGTGCAGAACGTCGGCGCCTACGGCCAGGAGGTCGCCCAGACGATCACCGCGGTGCGCGTCTACGACCGCGCCGAGAAGACCGAGCGGACGCTGACCCCGGACGAGTGCGCCTTCGGCTACCGCGACAGCCGGCTCAAGCGCGAGCCCGGCCGCTTCGTCGTCCTCACCGTGGACTTCACGCTCGACCCCGGGCCGCTGTCCCGGCCGGTCGGCTACGCCGAGCTCGCCAAGCGGCTGGGCGTGGACCTGGGCGGGCGGGCGCCGCTGGCCGACGTCCGCACCGCCGTGCTCGACCTGCGTCGCGGCAAGGGGATGGTGGTCGACCCGGCCGACCCCGACACCCGCAGCGCCGGGTCGTTCTTCACCAACCCCGTGGTGCCGGCCGGGCAGGCGGTGCCCGGCTGCCCGAGCTGGCCGGCCGGGGACGGGCAGGTCAAGCTCAGCGCCGCCTGGCTGGTGCAGTCGGCCGGCTTCGGCCGCGGCACCCGCGACGGGCGGGTCGGGACGTCGTCGCGGCACAGCCTGGCGCTGACCACCGAGCCCGGGGCGACCGCGGCCGAGCTGATGGCCTTCGCCGAGCGCGTCATCGCCGCCGTCCGCGAGCGCTTCGGCGTCACGCTGGTCCCGGAGCCGACCCGGCTGTAG
- a CDS encoding class I SAM-dependent methyltransferase encodes MSEGGSEHKRRASLAPRRASPRLAAGRARALGLPTRGTTNANRLRRVDRWIQATQVPRIRDAARPLVVDLGYGSSAVTTLELAERLSPEVPGLEVVGLEIDPARVAAVADDRDPPRVDFRVGGFELAGLQPVLVRAFNVLRQYDEASAAQAWETMCAALGPGGLLVEGTCDEWGRRATWVALDADGPLTLTLAARVADLDRPSDLAERLPKALIHHNVPGRPVHGFLRALDAAWAAAAGLSTFGPRQRWAAAVQALADEGWPLVGSTRRWRHGELTVRWSAVAPA; translated from the coding sequence GTGAGCGAGGGGGGCAGCGAGCACAAGCGCCGGGCGAGCCTCGCTCCCCGGCGGGCGAGCCCCCGGCTGGCCGCGGGACGGGCGCGGGCCCTGGGCCTGCCGACGCGGGGGACGACGAACGCGAACCGGCTGCGCCGCGTGGACCGCTGGATCCAGGCCACCCAGGTGCCGCGGATCCGGGACGCCGCCCGGCCGCTGGTGGTCGACCTCGGCTACGGCTCCTCGGCGGTGACCACGCTGGAGCTGGCCGAGCGGCTGAGCCCGGAGGTGCCCGGCCTCGAGGTGGTCGGCCTGGAGATCGACCCCGCCCGGGTGGCCGCCGTCGCCGACGACCGCGACCCGCCGCGCGTCGACTTCCGCGTCGGCGGCTTCGAGCTGGCCGGGCTGCAGCCGGTGCTGGTCCGGGCCTTCAACGTGCTGCGCCAGTACGACGAGGCCTCGGCGGCGCAGGCGTGGGAGACCATGTGCGCCGCGCTGGGTCCCGGCGGGCTGCTGGTGGAGGGCACCTGCGACGAGTGGGGACGGCGGGCGACGTGGGTGGCGCTGGACGCCGACGGGCCGCTCACGCTCACCCTCGCCGCGCGCGTCGCCGACCTCGACCGCCCCTCGGACCTCGCCGAGCGGCTGCCCAAGGCGCTGATCCACCACAACGTCCCGGGCCGGCCGGTGCACGGCTTCCTCCGCGCCCTCGACGCGGCGTGGGCCGCCGCGGCGGGCCTGTCCACCTTCGGCCCCCGCCAGCGGTGGGCGGCGGCGGTGCAGGCGCTGGCCGACGAGGGCTGGCCGCTGGTCGGCTCCACCCGGCGCTGGAGGCACGGGGAGCTGACCGTCCGCTGGTCGGCGGTGGCGCCCGCGTGA
- a CDS encoding spermidine synthase, with protein sequence MRRSDRSSVVPPGPTAVDGGTAELLGDADRDGSWVLVVDGTPQSHVDLDDPAHLEFEYVRRMGHVLDLAAPGGEPVDAVHLGGGALTLARYLAVTRPGSRQRVVELDERLTDLVRAHLPLPRGARVRVRAADARAGLAALPPRSADVVVSDVFAGARTPAHLTTVEYAAEARRVLRPDGVLAANVADGPPLRFARSQVATLRAVFRHVCVLAEPGTLRGRRFGNLVAVASEAPLPVEGLTRRCAGDPMPARVVAGDDLDRFAGTAQPVHDAEATPSPEPPPGVFSR encoded by the coding sequence GTGAGGCGCTCCGACCGCTCCTCCGTCGTCCCGCCCGGTCCCACCGCGGTCGACGGCGGCACCGCCGAGCTCCTGGGCGACGCCGACCGCGACGGCTCCTGGGTGCTGGTGGTCGACGGCACGCCGCAGTCGCACGTCGACCTCGACGACCCCGCGCACCTGGAGTTCGAGTACGTGCGGCGGATGGGCCACGTGCTGGACCTGGCCGCACCGGGGGGTGAGCCGGTGGACGCCGTCCACCTCGGCGGGGGTGCGCTGACGCTGGCCCGCTACCTGGCGGTGACCCGGCCGGGCTCGCGGCAGCGGGTGGTGGAGCTCGACGAGCGGCTCACCGACCTGGTCCGCGCGCACCTGCCGCTGCCCCGCGGCGCGCGGGTGCGGGTGCGGGCCGCCGACGCCCGCGCCGGGCTGGCGGCGCTGCCCCCGCGCAGCGCCGACGTCGTCGTCAGCGACGTCTTCGCCGGCGCCCGGACGCCGGCGCACCTGACCACGGTCGAGTACGCCGCCGAGGCGCGGCGGGTGCTGCGGCCGGACGGCGTGCTCGCCGCCAACGTGGCCGACGGCCCGCCGCTGCGGTTCGCGCGCAGCCAGGTGGCCACGCTGCGCGCGGTGTTCCGGCACGTCTGCGTGCTGGCCGAGCCGGGCACGCTGCGCGGTCGCCGCTTCGGCAACCTGGTGGCGGTCGCCTCCGAGGCGCCCCTGCCCGTCGAGGGGCTGACCCGGCGCTGCGCCGGTGACCCGATGCCGGCGCGGGTGGTGGCCGGGGACGACCTGGACCGGTTCGCGGGGACGGCGCAGCCGGTGCACGACGCGGAGGCCACCCCCTCACCCGAGCCGCCTCCGGGTGTGTTCAGCCGGTGA
- a CDS encoding PspC domain-containing protein, whose product MTYPAPRRLARDTHHKMIAGVCAGIARRYGLSTSGLRLAFVVSCVLPGPQFIAYLVLWVVMPRDDR is encoded by the coding sequence ATGACCTACCCCGCGCCGCGCCGGCTGGCCCGCGACACCCACCACAAGATGATCGCCGGGGTCTGCGCCGGCATCGCCCGCCGCTACGGGCTGTCGACCAGCGGGCTGCGGCTGGCCTTCGTCGTGTCCTGCGTCCTGCCGGGACCGCAGTTCATCGCCTACCTGGTGCTGTGGGTCGTCATGCCCCGCGACGACCGCTAG
- a CDS encoding DUF2516 family protein — MSFDGVLLLGLYGLALALALWAFVDAVVRPAAGYVAAGKLTKPAWAAITALAAVVIYFQTPMSFLGLPAVIAAVVYLVDVRPAVRGVQRGNTSW, encoded by the coding sequence ATGTCGTTCGACGGAGTCCTGCTCCTCGGCCTGTACGGGCTCGCGCTGGCGCTGGCCCTCTGGGCCTTCGTCGACGCCGTCGTCCGCCCGGCCGCCGGCTACGTCGCCGCCGGCAAGCTGACCAAGCCGGCCTGGGCGGCGATCACGGCCCTGGCCGCGGTCGTCATCTACTTCCAGACGCCGATGAGCTTCCTCGGCCTGCCCGCGGTCATCGCGGCGGTCGTCTACCTCGTCGACGTGCGCCCCGCCGTGCGCGGGGTCCAGCGGGGCAACACCAGCTGGTGA
- a CDS encoding helix-turn-helix domain-containing protein, whose protein sequence is MQTPGEFVTGQVRSVRDKVDQLAGSVAETVAAEAQQVSSVRSQVGEYIREQRSAARVSLRELARTAGVSNPYLSQVERGLRKPSAEILAAIAKGLQISAETLYEQAGILDRRAGNPDTVAAIRSDDQLSERHKAVLLELYETYVREHAATAPDGAVPRPPATTHDRTPGTPPAPNPSKESA, encoded by the coding sequence GTGCAGACCCCTGGCGAGTTCGTCACCGGCCAGGTGAGGTCGGTCCGCGACAAGGTGGACCAGCTCGCCGGCAGCGTGGCGGAGACCGTCGCGGCCGAGGCCCAGCAGGTCTCGTCGGTGCGCTCGCAGGTGGGGGAGTACATCCGGGAGCAGCGCAGCGCCGCCCGGGTGTCCCTGCGCGAGCTGGCCCGCACCGCCGGGGTGAGCAACCCCTACCTGTCCCAGGTGGAGCGGGGCCTGCGCAAGCCGTCGGCGGAGATCCTCGCCGCCATCGCCAAGGGCCTGCAGATCTCGGCCGAGACGCTCTACGAGCAAGCGGGGATCCTCGACCGGCGGGCCGGCAACCCCGACACCGTCGCGGCGATCCGGTCCGACGACCAGCTCTCCGAGCGGCACAAGGCCGTGCTGCTGGAGCTCTACGAGACCTACGTCCGCGAGCACGCCGCGACCGCGCCCGACGGCGCGGTACCGCGGCCCCCCGCGACCACCCACGACCGGACCCCCGGGACCCCTCCGGCCCCGAACCCCTCCAAGGAGTCAGCATGA